In Maridesulfovibrio sp., a single genomic region encodes these proteins:
- a CDS encoding Crp/Fnr family transcriptional regulator, protein MKKTHDLGKINLLSGLAEEQLAHLEAIAITREFAKGEQIFVSGEVAKGFYSVEAGKVKIYRDSLAGKEQIIHVFGPGEIFGEVPVFQGSRFPASAVTLAQSSLLYFSRDKFEDVIRKEPELAMSMLALLSGRLRQMVNHVAALSLAEVPGRLASYLLLLKSTQNSNVLELDLPKGQIAAYLGTIQETLSRIFKKMSEQGLIRVDRKKVEILDEKALELIASGEEQL, encoded by the coding sequence ATGAAAAAGACACATGACCTGGGAAAAATCAACCTGCTCTCCGGGCTAGCGGAAGAACAGCTCGCCCACCTTGAGGCCATAGCCATCACCAGAGAATTTGCAAAAGGTGAACAGATATTCGTCTCCGGTGAAGTTGCAAAGGGCTTTTACAGTGTGGAGGCAGGAAAGGTGAAAATCTATCGGGACTCGCTTGCGGGCAAGGAGCAGATCATCCATGTCTTCGGTCCGGGAGAAATATTCGGTGAGGTGCCTGTTTTTCAGGGAAGCAGATTTCCGGCAAGCGCGGTAACGCTGGCTCAATCCTCTCTGCTCTACTTTTCCCGCGATAAATTCGAAGATGTAATCCGCAAGGAACCGGAACTGGCCATGTCCATGCTGGCCCTTTTGTCCGGCAGACTCCGGCAGATGGTCAATCATGTAGCGGCACTGAGCCTTGCAGAAGTTCCCGGCAGGCTGGCCAGCTACCTGCTGCTGCTTAAATCAACCCAGAATTCGAATGTGCTGGAACTTGATCTTCCAAAAGGACAGATTGCGGCATACCTCGGAACTATTCAGGAAACGCTCTCCCGCATATTCAAGAAAATGAGTGAGCAGGGGCTGATACGTGTGGACAGAAAAAAGGTTGAAATACTTGATGAAAAAGCTCTTGAACTCATTGCAAGCGGCGAAGAGCAGCTATAG
- a CDS encoding 4Fe-4S binding protein, whose product MSNTASVNICRGIEGGECRFALFVAEDFADRIEKVVEETGWTDFLKNRFGENINRHKMFTVNGSACPNGCSRPHISDIGLIRACVPVVDHENCIHCEECVRACPDKAMDFDGDRIVITREKCLVCGYCVSSCPTEVISCARNGWRVLAGGRLGRHPGLGTELPGVYTSDEALAIIAKALNLWMENYEDGERFGRIMDRLGYEKLLEE is encoded by the coding sequence ATGAGTAATACAGCGTCAGTAAATATTTGCAGGGGGATAGAGGGTGGAGAATGTCGCTTTGCCCTGTTTGTTGCCGAAGATTTTGCCGATCGGATTGAAAAAGTTGTCGAGGAAACCGGATGGACCGATTTTTTGAAAAACCGTTTCGGCGAAAATATAAACCGGCATAAAATGTTCACTGTGAATGGTTCTGCCTGTCCGAATGGATGTTCGCGTCCTCATATTTCGGATATCGGGCTTATCAGAGCCTGTGTTCCGGTTGTGGACCATGAGAATTGCATCCATTGCGAGGAATGCGTGCGCGCCTGCCCGGATAAGGCCATGGATTTTGATGGGGATCGTATCGTCATAACCCGTGAAAAATGTCTGGTTTGCGGCTATTGCGTGAGTTCATGTCCAACGGAAGTAATCTCCTGCGCCCGTAACGGGTGGAGGGTTCTTGCCGGTGGGCGTCTCGGAAGACATCCCGGTCTTGGTACAGAGCTTCCCGGAGTGTATACAAGCGATGAAGCGCTGGCGATTATCGCCAAGGCGCTCAACCTCTGGATGGAGAACTACGAGGACGGCGAGAGATTCGGACGGATAATGGACCGCTTGGGCTATGAAAAACTGCTTGAGGAGTAA
- a CDS encoding 4Fe-4S binding protein has translation MGIICIVLSYILLAAHAVRGGDWGLAVFMTGAACLALFRDRWVGYVSSVLLACGAVVWLQWGSSLIGLRVAVGGPWVRLAFIMGMLFALSLFSAAYCLSPAGRERFDGNIEQGAFRAAVFLLTALLLEITRARVPFPIVLADRFFPGWGRAEIFLLALYGSWVGGRMFSPDGAVRTRPVIWVIFSAVFFVQLGLGLSGLEQFLMTGRLHLPVPALIAAGPVYRGSGFFMPILFTVSVLLVGPAWCSHLCYIGAWDDRCSRVGHKKPSSSFPRKLIWLRMVLLAAVLSAAWFMRRAGVPGFAALWWAAGFGLAGIFIMLYFSRRMGMMVHCTAFCPMGIVSNLLGRISPWRMRIAEDCCKCFKCSRVCRYSALSRQDIESGRPGISCTLCGDCLSVCPSSSIHYKLPFLSPALSRNVFLVLVIALHALFMGVARI, from the coding sequence GTGGGTATTATCTGTATTGTCCTTTCCTACATTTTGCTGGCGGCCCATGCCGTGCGCGGCGGCGACTGGGGGCTGGCTGTATTTATGACCGGGGCGGCATGCCTCGCGCTTTTTCGTGATAGATGGGTCGGATATGTGTCGTCGGTCCTTCTGGCCTGCGGTGCCGTGGTCTGGCTGCAGTGGGGGAGTTCGCTCATCGGATTGAGGGTTGCAGTGGGTGGACCGTGGGTCAGGCTGGCGTTCATTATGGGTATGCTTTTCGCTTTGAGCCTATTTTCTGCCGCCTACTGCCTTTCACCGGCAGGCAGGGAAAGGTTTGACGGCAACATCGAGCAGGGCGCTTTCAGAGCTGCTGTATTTTTACTGACGGCCCTTTTGCTGGAGATTACACGCGCCAGGGTCCCTTTCCCCATTGTGCTGGCCGACAGATTTTTTCCCGGATGGGGACGTGCGGAAATTTTCCTGCTCGCACTTTACGGTTCATGGGTCGGCGGACGGATGTTTTCTCCAGACGGAGCCGTCCGGACCCGTCCTGTGATCTGGGTAATTTTCTCGGCAGTCTTTTTTGTTCAACTGGGGCTTGGCCTGTCCGGATTGGAGCAGTTTCTGATGACCGGCAGGCTGCATCTTCCGGTTCCGGCACTCATTGCCGCCGGGCCTGTTTACCGGGGAAGCGGTTTTTTCATGCCGATACTGTTTACCGTTTCTGTTCTTCTGGTCGGCCCGGCCTGGTGCAGCCATCTGTGCTACATCGGCGCGTGGGACGACCGTTGCAGTCGGGTCGGGCATAAAAAGCCTTCGTCGAGTTTTCCCCGAAAACTGATCTGGTTGCGGATGGTCCTTCTCGCGGCAGTTTTGTCCGCCGCGTGGTTCATGCGCCGGGCCGGGGTGCCTGGATTTGCGGCCCTTTGGTGGGCGGCAGGATTCGGTCTGGCAGGGATTTTCATCATGCTTTATTTCTCCCGCCGGATGGGCATGATGGTCCATTGCACCGCCTTTTGCCCCATGGGTATTGTATCCAACCTTCTGGGCAGGATTTCTCCATGGCGGATGAGAATTGCCGAGGATTGCTGCAAATGTTTCAAGTGCAGTCGCGTCTGCCGGTATTCCGCGCTCAGCAGGCAGGACATCGAGTCCGGGCGTCCCGGCATATCCTGCACTCTCTGCGGAGACTGCCTGTCGGTCTGTCCTTCCTCAAGCATACATTATAAGCTTCCGTTCCTGTCTCCGGCATTATCGCGCAATGTTTTTCTCGTACTCGTGATTGCCCTGCATGCCCTTTTCATGGGAGTTGCCCGTATCTGA
- a CDS encoding ferredoxin, translated as MSRTVAVDVDLCIGCEACVEECPDVFSMGPGDLAQVHNPEGAEEAKIESAMEMCPVNCIFWED; from the coding sequence ATGAGTCGTACTGTAGCTGTTGATGTTGATCTCTGTATAGGATGCGAAGCCTGTGTTGAGGAATGTCCGGATGTTTTTTCAATGGGACCCGGCGATCTTGCCCAGGTGCATAATCCTGAAGGTGCGGAAGAAGCGAAGATAGAATCCGCCATGGAAATGTGTCCTGTAAACTGCATCTTCTGGGAAGATTAA
- the hcp gene encoding hydroxylamine reductase — MFCNQCEQTAKGQGCTVKGVCGKSNEVSAIQDLLIQVLIELGTVAIAARQNGLVVPGNVNRLTSEAVFSTLTNVNFDDERFVPVIGNVAAARDELAAKVGADSGSFTSVSGTAAELGKLGESFPVTGFDSNEDLRSLKQILVYGLKGVAAYTDHAAILGQEDEGLYAFIHEALAAVPQALGLEELVALVLKCGEMNLKAMELLDAGNTGAYGHPVPTEVPLGAKAGKAILVSGHDLKDLRQLLEQTEGTGINIYTHGEMLPCHGYPELKKFAHFHGHYGTAWQNQAKEFAEFPGAILMTTNCIQKPVESYKGNIFTTGLVGWPGVTHVANGDFSAVIKKAGELPGFAEDSDKGSVLCGFARNTVLGVADKVIEGVKSGAIKHFFLVGGCDGAKPGRNYYTEFVEQAPKDTIILTLACGKFRFFDKKLGDIGGIPRLLDIGQCNDAYSAIQIAVALANAFECGVNDLPLSLILSWYEQKAVSILLTLLHLGIKDIRLGPSLPAFVTPNVLNFLVENFNIMPISTPEEDLKAILG; from the coding sequence ATGTTTTGCAACCAGTGTGAACAGACAGCCAAGGGCCAAGGATGCACCGTAAAGGGTGTTTGCGGCAAGTCCAACGAAGTTTCCGCCATACAGGATCTTCTGATCCAGGTTCTTATCGAACTCGGAACCGTGGCAATCGCTGCCCGGCAGAACGGCTTAGTGGTGCCGGGAAATGTGAACAGGCTTACCTCGGAAGCCGTTTTCTCCACCTTGACCAACGTGAATTTTGATGACGAGCGGTTTGTGCCGGTTATAGGAAACGTGGCTGCCGCCCGTGACGAACTGGCTGCAAAGGTCGGTGCGGATAGCGGTTCCTTCACCTCCGTTTCCGGGACTGCTGCGGAACTCGGCAAGCTTGGTGAATCCTTCCCGGTTACCGGTTTTGATTCCAACGAAGACCTGCGTTCACTCAAGCAGATTCTAGTTTACGGTCTCAAGGGTGTTGCCGCTTATACCGATCACGCTGCCATTCTCGGGCAGGAAGATGAAGGCCTGTACGCTTTTATCCATGAAGCCCTTGCTGCGGTTCCCCAGGCTCTCGGTCTTGAAGAACTGGTTGCTCTGGTGTTGAAGTGCGGAGAAATGAACCTCAAGGCCATGGAACTGCTTGATGCCGGTAATACCGGAGCATACGGGCATCCCGTGCCCACCGAAGTTCCGCTCGGTGCTAAGGCGGGCAAGGCCATTCTAGTCTCCGGGCATGACCTCAAGGATTTGCGCCAACTGCTGGAACAGACTGAAGGAACCGGCATCAACATTTACACCCATGGCGAAATGCTGCCCTGTCACGGCTATCCGGAACTCAAGAAGTTCGCGCATTTCCACGGCCATTACGGGACCGCATGGCAGAATCAGGCCAAGGAATTCGCCGAGTTCCCCGGTGCCATTCTCATGACCACCAACTGTATCCAGAAGCCGGTTGAAAGCTACAAGGGCAACATTTTTACCACCGGTCTTGTCGGCTGGCCCGGCGTAACCCACGTTGCCAACGGCGATTTCAGTGCTGTGATCAAGAAGGCCGGCGAACTTCCCGGCTTTGCCGAGGATTCCGACAAGGGTTCCGTCCTTTGCGGATTCGCACGCAATACCGTTCTCGGCGTTGCCGACAAGGTTATCGAAGGCGTAAAGTCAGGCGCCATCAAGCACTTCTTCCTCGTCGGAGGATGTGACGGAGCCAAGCCCGGCAGAAACTACTATACCGAATTTGTTGAACAGGCTCCCAAGGATACCATCATCCTGACTTTGGCCTGCGGAAAGTTCCGGTTTTTCGACAAGAAGCTCGGCGATATCGGCGGCATTCCCCGTCTGCTTGATATCGGGCAGTGCAACGATGCCTATTCCGCAATCCAGATAGCTGTCGCGCTCGCTAATGCGTTCGAATGCGGTGTCAACGACCTGCCGCTGTCGCTGATCCTTTCCTGGTACGAGCAGAAGGCTGTTTCCATCCTGCTGACCCTGCTGCATCTAGGTATCAAGGATATCCGGCTCGGACCCAGCCTCCCGGCATTCGTGACCCCTAATGTGCTGAACTTCCTTGTTGAAAATTTCAACATCATGCCCATCAGCACGCCCGAAGAAGACCTGAAGGCAATCCTCGGCTAG
- a CDS encoding 4Fe-4S binding protein: MKVTRKLIHIDEELCNGCGQCVPGCAEGALQIIDGKARLLAERYCDGLGACLGECPTGALTVREVVADDFDPEAVTELLTEQGRDVPDHMPSPESLRLTDSKARPKGGCAGSRIESFAPEATPCGQANVPTGMETDAGPSQLTHWPIQIRLVPADAPFLKGADLLLTADCVAVSLPGYHQNFLPGKKVLMGCPKFDDVQFYVQRLTEIFSVSGVKSVTVMEMEVPCCSNFSRIVATALKNASADIPVEKIVVKRTGEIKARTSLDQPVPL, translated from the coding sequence ATGAAAGTTACAAGAAAGTTGATCCATATTGACGAGGAATTGTGCAACGGCTGCGGCCAGTGTGTACCCGGCTGTGCAGAGGGCGCATTGCAGATTATTGACGGCAAGGCCCGGCTGCTTGCCGAAAGGTATTGTGACGGCCTTGGTGCATGTCTTGGCGAGTGTCCCACCGGCGCGTTGACTGTGCGGGAAGTTGTGGCCGATGATTTTGATCCCGAGGCCGTGACTGAACTGCTCACCGAGCAGGGGCGAGATGTACCCGACCACATGCCCTCACCTGAGAGCCTGAGACTGACTGACTCGAAAGCCAGGCCGAAGGGCGGCTGTGCCGGTTCGCGGATTGAATCCTTTGCGCCGGAAGCAACTCCCTGCGGGCAGGCCAATGTGCCCACAGGCATGGAGACCGATGCCGGACCTTCGCAACTGACCCATTGGCCCATCCAGATACGTCTTGTACCGGCCGATGCTCCTTTTTTAAAGGGCGCGGATCTGCTTCTGACCGCAGATTGCGTGGCGGTATCTCTGCCCGGCTATCATCAGAATTTTCTGCCCGGCAAAAAGGTGCTCATGGGATGCCCCAAGTTTGATGATGTGCAGTTCTACGTGCAGCGGCTGACCGAGATTTTCAGCGTTAGCGGCGTCAAATCCGTTACCGTGATGGAGATGGAAGTTCCCTGCTGTTCCAATTTCAGCAGGATAGTGGCAACCGCCCTTAAAAACGCGAGTGCTGATATTCCTGTAGAGAAAATAGTGGTCAAACGCACCGGCGAAATCAAGGCTCGGACCTCCCTTGATCAGCCTGTGCCTTTATAG
- a CDS encoding ABC transporter ATP-binding protein — MNTLLEVKDLRVKYGNIEALHGVSFDVNEGEIVTLIGANGAGKTTTLLSISRLPPPEAPKVISGDISWKGESILDMAPHKVISDLHLALVPEGRHIFGNLTVEENLKLATYARKDSIKDVHADYDRVFALFPRLAERRKQRSESLSGGEQQMLAVGRALMSKCNFIMLDEPSMGLAPLLMYDMFRTLKQLNQEGLTILLIEQNANLALKFAHRGYVLDTGEIVAQGTSDKLMDDPEVKKAYLGG; from the coding sequence TTGAACACCTTACTTGAAGTCAAAGATCTCCGCGTCAAATATGGAAATATCGAAGCGCTTCACGGCGTTTCTTTCGATGTCAACGAAGGCGAAATCGTCACCCTCATCGGCGCAAACGGTGCGGGCAAGACCACCACGCTGCTGTCCATCAGCCGCCTTCCTCCGCCGGAAGCACCCAAAGTCATCTCCGGCGACATCAGCTGGAAAGGCGAATCCATCCTCGACATGGCCCCGCACAAGGTCATTTCCGACCTGCACCTGGCCCTCGTCCCGGAAGGACGTCACATTTTCGGCAACCTCACTGTTGAGGAAAACCTCAAGCTGGCCACCTATGCCCGAAAGGATTCCATCAAGGACGTTCACGCTGACTACGACCGCGTATTCGCCCTTTTCCCGCGCCTTGCCGAACGCCGCAAGCAGCGCAGTGAATCCCTTTCCGGTGGTGAACAGCAGATGCTGGCCGTCGGTCGTGCGCTCATGTCCAAATGCAACTTCATCATGCTCGACGAACCCTCCATGGGTCTCGCTCCGCTTTTGATGTACGACATGTTCCGCACCCTGAAACAGCTCAATCAGGAAGGCTTGACCATCCTGCTCATTGAGCAGAACGCAAACCTCGCGCTCAAATTCGCCCATCGCGGATATGTGCTGGATACCGGCGAAATCGTGGCTCAGGGGACTTCCGACAAACTAATGGATGACCCCGAAGTCAAAAAGGCCTACCTCGGCGGCTAA
- a CDS encoding ABC transporter ATP-binding protein, producing MSLLNIDGLTQRFGGLQAVSDFNIELEERSLTGLIGPNGAGKTTIFNLISGFYQPTEGTITFNGTPTRGLKPHQVTALGVARTFQNIRLWHDMTVMDNIRIAQHYRMGYGFFDAVLRSKNYFLREKEIERISTELLEFMDLKQFADELPTNLPYGLQRRVEIARAMSIQPKLLLLDEPAAGLNSSDVEGLIKLVKWIHDEFDITILMIEHQMKVVMTLCKWIKCIDFGATIAEGTPEDIQSSETVIKAYLGDDSI from the coding sequence ATGTCACTCTTGAACATAGACGGACTTACACAGAGATTCGGTGGCCTGCAGGCTGTATCCGATTTCAATATCGAGCTTGAAGAACGATCCCTTACCGGGTTGATCGGCCCCAACGGGGCGGGTAAAACCACCATCTTCAACCTCATTTCCGGATTCTACCAGCCCACGGAAGGGACCATAACCTTCAACGGCACCCCCACCAGAGGGCTGAAACCGCATCAGGTTACGGCACTGGGCGTTGCCCGTACATTCCAGAACATCAGGCTCTGGCACGATATGACCGTTATGGACAACATCCGTATCGCCCAGCATTACCGCATGGGTTACGGGTTCTTTGACGCCGTACTCAGGTCAAAGAACTACTTCCTCCGGGAAAAGGAAATCGAACGTATTTCCACCGAACTGCTGGAATTCATGGACCTGAAACAATTCGCCGATGAACTGCCCACCAACCTGCCCTACGGACTTCAGAGGCGCGTGGAAATTGCCCGCGCCATGTCCATACAGCCCAAGCTGCTGCTCCTTGACGAACCCGCGGCAGGGCTCAACTCCTCGGACGTTGAAGGTCTTATCAAGCTGGTCAAATGGATTCACGATGAATTCGACATCACCATCCTGATGATCGAACATCAGATGAAAGTCGTCATGACTCTCTGCAAGTGGATCAAATGTATTGATTTCGGCGCCACAATTGCCGAAGGAACACCTGAAGATATCCAGTCCAGCGAGACTGTTATCAAAGCCTATCTGGGAGATGATTCGATTTGA
- a CDS encoding branched-chain amino acid ABC transporter permease: protein MQKYSFNIGLWSMAAIVVLLSQGGALDLYIQSVIMFIGINIILSSSLNVVNGYMGEFSCGHAGFMCIGAYVSSLLSVVFFAQNKIFGAPLLPPDLAPLGFPIIVIISGLISAVAGLIVAIPSFKTRGDYLAIITIAANYMVISAIENMDVIGGPRGFMGMKRVVNAMTDVADIPWMMIWVILGTFASIWMIRRFVSSTYGKGIMAICQDEVAAEIMSVDTNKMKMAAFMLSSGLAGVGGALFAHVLGYVNPQSFNIMKSTECLVMVYLGGMGSLGGSIISAVFFTVMLELLRFIIPAIDTGMHLIHLLPDTYHLSQVWKWVLIPLTLILLMQFRPEGIMGNKELPDLFPRLKKFYKFK from the coding sequence ATGCAGAAATACAGTTTCAATATCGGTTTATGGTCCATGGCAGCCATAGTGGTGCTCCTGTCTCAGGGCGGCGCGCTTGACTTGTATATACAGTCAGTAATCATGTTCATAGGCATCAACATCATCCTTTCTTCCAGCCTGAACGTAGTCAACGGCTACATGGGAGAATTTTCCTGCGGGCACGCAGGATTCATGTGTATCGGAGCCTATGTTTCATCACTGCTGAGTGTCGTTTTTTTCGCTCAGAATAAAATCTTCGGCGCTCCTCTGCTGCCGCCGGACCTTGCCCCGCTAGGCTTCCCCATCATAGTCATTATATCCGGACTGATTTCGGCTGTAGCCGGACTTATTGTAGCCATCCCGTCATTCAAGACCAGGGGAGACTATCTAGCCATTATCACCATCGCAGCCAACTATATGGTCATTTCCGCCATAGAAAACATGGATGTGATCGGCGGCCCACGCGGATTCATGGGAATGAAACGGGTGGTAAACGCCATGACGGATGTGGCAGACATCCCCTGGATGATGATCTGGGTAATCCTCGGTACATTCGCAAGCATCTGGATGATAAGAAGATTTGTATCTTCCACATACGGAAAAGGCATAATGGCCATCTGCCAGGACGAAGTTGCCGCTGAAATCATGAGTGTTGATACCAACAAGATGAAGATGGCCGCTTTCATGCTTTCTTCCGGACTGGCCGGTGTAGGCGGAGCACTCTTTGCTCACGTACTCGGCTACGTCAACCCGCAGTCCTTCAACATTATGAAGTCCACTGAATGTCTGGTCATGGTTTATCTCGGCGGCATGGGCTCGCTGGGCGGATCTATCATTTCAGCCGTATTCTTCACTGTAATGCTTGAACTGCTGCGCTTCATCATTCCGGCCATTGATACCGGCATGCATCTCATACACCTGCTTCCGGATACCTACCATCTGAGCCAGGTATGGAAATGGGTGCTCATCCCGCTGACTCTGATCCTGCTCATGCAGTTCAGGCCTGAAGGAATCATGGGCAACAAGGAACTGCCCGACCTGTTCCCGCGGCTTAAGAAATTCTACAAATTCAAGTAG
- a CDS encoding branched-chain amino acid ABC transporter permease, with translation MDILIQNLLNALQWGSFYALIALGYTLVYGVLLLINFAHGDIFMVGAYIAFFVATFFLGFLDLAPWMVLALTVPLTMILTAGVGVTIERIAYRPLRRKGAHRLYVVITALMCGLILENGNLAMLGASRKKFPELLDKVVYTFGNISVTNLKIIVIFAAIAVFLLLQFIVTRTKIGMAMRGISYDKFAIPLMGIPIDNVIVFTFVLGSGMAGLAGLLFAMSYPILEPYMGALIGWKAFIAAVVGGIGDIRGAFIGGFLLGFIEVGVVAVFPSTFRDLFAFSILLVILWVKPTGIFGVAKTTKI, from the coding sequence GTGGATATCCTCATCCAGAACCTGCTTAACGCCCTGCAGTGGGGCAGCTTTTACGCGCTCATTGCTCTGGGTTACACACTTGTTTACGGTGTACTGCTCCTGATTAACTTCGCCCACGGAGATATCTTCATGGTCGGAGCCTACATCGCATTTTTTGTCGCCACATTTTTTCTCGGATTTCTGGACCTCGCCCCCTGGATGGTGCTCGCACTGACAGTGCCGCTGACCATGATACTGACAGCCGGGGTCGGGGTAACCATAGAGAGGATCGCCTACCGTCCCCTGCGCCGCAAAGGAGCCCACCGTCTCTACGTGGTCATCACGGCCCTCATGTGCGGCCTGATCCTTGAAAACGGCAACCTCGCCATGCTGGGCGCAAGCCGCAAGAAATTTCCGGAGCTGCTCGACAAAGTCGTTTACACCTTCGGAAACATTTCCGTAACCAACCTCAAAATAATAGTTATTTTCGCTGCCATCGCAGTTTTTCTGCTCCTTCAGTTCATCGTTACCAGGACCAAAATCGGCATGGCCATGCGCGGAATATCCTATGATAAATTTGCCATTCCGCTCATGGGCATTCCCATTGATAACGTGATCGTGTTCACCTTCGTGCTCGGTTCGGGTATGGCCGGGCTGGCAGGACTTCTTTTTGCCATGTCCTACCCCATCCTTGAGCCTTACATGGGTGCACTCATCGGTTGGAAAGCCTTCATCGCGGCTGTTGTCGGCGGGATCGGTGATATACGCGGAGCATTTATCGGCGGTTTTCTGCTCGGCTTCATTGAAGTCGGTGTTGTGGCGGTGTTCCCGTCTACCTTCAGAGACCTGTTCGCCTTTTCCATTCTGCTAGTCATCCTCTGGGTGAAGCCGACCGGAATATTCGGCGTTGCCAAGACAACCAAGATTTAA